Proteins encoded together in one Nitrospinota bacterium window:
- the fliQ gene encoding flagellar biosynthesis protein FliQ: MTPEYIVDVAKRALEVTILVSAPMLGIGLVVGVAVSIFQAVTSIQEMTLSFIPKILGVMVAIVVFFPWMMQVLISFTADIFINIPQYVK, encoded by the coding sequence ATGACACCCGAATATATCGTGGACGTGGCAAAACGGGCGCTGGAAGTGACCATCCTGGTGAGCGCGCCGATGCTCGGCATCGGGCTGGTGGTCGGCGTGGCGGTCTCCATCTTCCAGGCGGTGACCTCCATCCAGGAAATGACGCTCTCCTTCATCCCGAAGATACTCGGGGTGATGGTGGCCATCGTGGTGTTCTTCCCCTGGATGATGCAAGTGCTCATTTCCTTCACCGCGGACATCTTCATCAACATCCCGCAATACGTAAAATGA
- the fliO gene encoding flagellar biosynthetic protein FliO: MKKIAVFLTLLAGLLAGAIPEAAAAPNAFKDIASFTAGDQFRVALAFDANPKPIVKYYEKSIQIDVPGGFVKPAQRQFSVDHAGIKEIDLYQISPSLLRIRIFPQESVAALKKNFSLETNAEKLVFVVGPKAAPVPETLTVAPAEASKNPAMNELAPATDVKAPEADVASAAAASAHEESAAENAAPMAAEDAALIARLQTTLDQLKAESEPGKGKNDGGVKMAGMLPGPDKAALPQAPSLGEAFVKIGSALAVVLALILVISYGAKKYLGAMEGGFGGKKQLKVLSSHFIGVKKNVTIIEVGGEVLVLGVTNSNINLLARYSEPEKIEEIKFAHRLPDKPMGVFKKFPFMAWLERRRNAQKPVNPAFARQIASYEETVRTTAAAEAAEGNGIQTRKDEMVSDVARSIASKLRTLQGQAG; the protein is encoded by the coding sequence TTGAAAAAGATAGCTGTATTTCTGACGTTACTGGCGGGGCTGTTGGCGGGAGCCATCCCGGAAGCGGCCGCCGCCCCCAACGCATTCAAGGATATCGCCTCCTTCACCGCCGGGGATCAGTTCCGTGTGGCGCTGGCATTCGATGCCAACCCCAAACCCATTGTTAAGTATTACGAAAAGTCCATCCAGATCGATGTGCCGGGGGGCTTTGTGAAGCCGGCCCAACGCCAGTTTTCGGTCGATCACGCCGGCATAAAGGAGATCGATCTATACCAGATCAGCCCCTCCCTTTTGCGGATACGAATTTTCCCGCAGGAGTCGGTGGCGGCCCTGAAAAAGAACTTTTCCCTTGAAACAAACGCCGAAAAGCTTGTGTTTGTGGTCGGCCCCAAGGCGGCGCCGGTGCCGGAAACCTTGACGGTTGCCCCCGCCGAAGCGTCAAAAAATCCGGCGATGAACGAACTCGCCCCCGCCACTGATGTCAAAGCTCCCGAAGCCGATGTGGCGTCAGCCGCCGCGGCATCCGCCCACGAAGAATCCGCCGCCGAAAACGCCGCGCCGATGGCCGCCGAAGACGCCGCACTGATCGCCCGTTTGCAAACGACGCTGGATCAGCTCAAGGCGGAAAGCGAACCGGGCAAGGGAAAGAACGACGGGGGCGTGAAAATGGCCGGTATGCTGCCGGGCCCGGACAAGGCGGCCCTGCCGCAAGCGCCATCGCTGGGGGAAGCGTTTGTGAAGATCGGAAGCGCGCTGGCGGTGGTGCTGGCGCTGATCCTCGTCATCTCCTACGGGGCGAAAAAATACCTCGGGGCGATGGAGGGTGGTTTTGGCGGCAAAAAGCAGCTCAAGGTGCTGAGCAGCCACTTCATCGGCGTGAAGAAGAACGTCACCATCATCGAAGTGGGGGGGGAAGTGCTGGTGCTGGGCGTCACCAACAGCAACATCAACCTCCTGGCCCGCTACAGCGAACCGGAAAAGATCGAAGAGATAAAATTCGCCCACCGGCTGCCGGACAAGCCGATGGGGGTGTTTAAGAAGTTCCCGTTCATGGCGTGGCTGGAACGCCGCCGCAACGCGCAAAAGCCGGTGAACCCGGCGTTTGCCCGGCAGATCGCCAGCTACGAGGAGACCGTGAGAACCACCGCCGCCGCGGAAGCGGCGGAAGGAAACGGCATCCAGACCCGGAAGGACGAAATGGTCTCGGACGTGGCGCGCTCCATCGCCAGCAAGCTGCGGACGCTTCAGGGACAGGCGGGCTGA
- the fliP gene encoding flagellar type III secretion system pore protein FliP (The bacterial flagellar biogenesis protein FliP forms a type III secretion system (T3SS)-type pore required for flagellar assembly.): MKTLLACAALAALLLCGAPAAAEAAGLPTISIGMQEAGQPGEVSTGIKILLILTILSLAPALLIMMTAFARIVIVLSFLRQAMGTQQVPPNQMMIGLALFLTFFIMAPAFKQINETAFQPYSENKISQEEALTRAMKPLRTFMLRQTREKDLGLFISLAKEKKPRTIDDIPTYVVIPSFIISELRTAFQIGFMIYIPFLVVDMVIASVLMSMGMMMLPPVMISLPFKLMLFVLVDGWYLIVGSLVKSFG, encoded by the coding sequence ATGAAAACGCTATTGGCGTGCGCGGCGCTGGCCGCGTTGCTGCTGTGCGGCGCGCCGGCGGCGGCCGAAGCGGCCGGCCTGCCGACGATCAGCATCGGGATGCAGGAGGCGGGCCAGCCCGGCGAGGTATCCACCGGCATCAAGATACTCCTTATCCTCACGATCCTTTCGCTGGCCCCGGCGCTGCTGATAATGATGACCGCGTTCGCGCGCATCGTGATCGTGCTGTCGTTCCTGCGGCAGGCGATGGGCACCCAGCAGGTGCCGCCGAACCAGATGATGATCGGGCTGGCGCTCTTCCTTACCTTCTTCATCATGGCGCCGGCCTTCAAGCAGATAAACGAAACGGCCTTCCAGCCGTATTCTGAAAACAAAATCTCGCAGGAAGAGGCCCTGACGCGCGCGATGAAGCCGCTGCGCACCTTCATGCTGCGCCAGACGCGCGAGAAGGATCTGGGGCTTTTCATCAGCCTGGCCAAGGAAAAAAAACCCAGGACCATCGATGACATCCCCACCTATGTGGTGATTCCGTCGTTCATCATCAGCGAGCTGCGCACCGCCTTCCAGATAGGGTTCATGATCTACATCCCCTTCCTGGTGGTGGACATGGTGATCGCCTCGGTGCTGATGAGCATGGGCATGATGATGCTGCCGCCGGTGATGATCTCCCTGCCGTTCAAGCTGATGCTGTTTGTGCTGGTGGACGGCTGGTACCTCATCGTCGGGTCGCTGGTAAAGAGTTTCGGATAA
- the flhF gene encoding flagellar biosynthesis protein FlhF, giving the protein MQIKTYQAIDMAEAIVRIKADLGPNAVILSSRKVKNGNGGYGILARPLIEVTAAADEEVRRDQQRRRAPRKQPAAAKPETRAAGAHETFAAALSPLRDEIRELRELIGAASGTGAVGRTELDRAAGLSDDIGSLKSMMSFMLENTKFYKGLNLEPNYLVCYRRLVERGVEHEYALKLIAEVKESVPGGRELDLKTIVGLVIARIQETMIVGEPLTAATAAEGPRVIALIGPTGVGKTTTLAKIAAQLAMQGKKVGLITIDTYRIAAVEQLRTYAQILGLPLEVVLTPRDLPRALTALANRDVILIDTAGRSQRDAKKLNELAGFVGDAAIENYLVLSAGSDAAALDEAVRNFGCVNLAGLIFTKLDESAKPGVVVAQNYKTGLPVVYCTTGQRVPEDIEAASGRRLGARLFKKEA; this is encoded by the coding sequence ATGCAGATAAAAACGTATCAGGCCATCGACATGGCGGAAGCCATCGTGCGCATCAAGGCCGATCTGGGGCCGAACGCCGTCATCCTGAGCAGCCGGAAGGTCAAGAACGGCAACGGCGGCTACGGCATCCTGGCCCGCCCGCTTATCGAAGTGACCGCCGCGGCCGACGAGGAGGTGCGGCGGGACCAACAGCGCCGCCGCGCGCCGCGGAAGCAGCCGGCCGCCGCCAAGCCGGAAACCCGCGCCGCCGGCGCGCATGAAACGTTCGCCGCCGCGCTCAGCCCGCTGCGCGATGAAATCCGCGAACTGCGCGAATTGATCGGCGCCGCCTCCGGCACCGGGGCCGTGGGCCGTACCGAGCTTGACCGCGCCGCCGGGCTTTCGGACGACATCGGATCGCTCAAATCGATGATGTCGTTCATGCTGGAAAACACGAAGTTCTACAAAGGGCTTAACCTTGAACCGAACTACCTCGTCTGCTACCGCCGTTTGGTGGAGCGCGGAGTCGAGCACGAATACGCCCTCAAGCTGATCGCCGAAGTGAAAGAAAGCGTGCCGGGCGGACGCGAACTGGACCTGAAAACCATCGTCGGCCTCGTCATCGCCCGGATACAGGAAACGATGATCGTGGGCGAACCGCTGACCGCCGCCACCGCCGCGGAAGGGCCGCGCGTGATAGCGCTGATCGGGCCGACGGGAGTGGGGAAAACCACCACGCTGGCGAAGATCGCCGCGCAGCTCGCCATGCAGGGAAAAAAGGTCGGCCTTATCACCATTGACACCTACCGCATCGCCGCGGTGGAGCAGCTGCGCACCTACGCGCAGATATTGGGGCTGCCGCTGGAAGTGGTGTTGACCCCGCGGGATTTGCCGCGGGCGCTGACCGCGCTGGCGAACCGCGACGTGATTTTGATCGATACCGCCGGCCGCAGCCAGCGCGACGCCAAAAAGCTGAACGAACTGGCCGGTTTTGTGGGAGACGCCGCCATCGAGAACTATCTGGTGCTTTCCGCGGGATCGGACGCCGCCGCTCTGGACGAGGCGGTGCGCAACTTCGGCTGCGTGAACCTCGCCGGCCTCATTTTCACCAAACTGGACGAAAGCGCCAAACCCGGCGTGGTTGTGGCGCAGAACTATAAAACCGGCCTCCCGGTGGTCTATTGCACCACCGGTCAACGGGTGCCGGAGGATATCGAGGCGGCTTCCGGCCGGCGGCTGGGCGCGCGCCTGTTTAAAAAAGAAGCATAA
- a CDS encoding MinD/ParA family protein, translating to MDQAETLRRMRPGMRETGTLKQQIKGIAVASGKGGVGKTNLVANMALQLAKRGNRVLIFDADMGLGNIHILLGLAPRFNVAHVLTGAKRMRDILIEGPGGVKILPASTGNKKYSELTAEERLVLKTEMEVIQNDFDYILFDIGAGISANVMFFCSAAQEILVVATPEPTSFSDAYAIMKVLSRDYKVKSFRLVVNSAKDRIEAANIYKRLVMVADKFQLGVKIEFLGHLAMDMAVPNAVRKQRLFSDLFPNSEVTRNVASIVDTLMKTAATGGDINWANVLGAEGA from the coding sequence ATGGATCAGGCTGAAACGCTCAGAAGGATGAGGCCGGGTATGCGCGAAACGGGAACCCTGAAGCAGCAGATCAAGGGGATCGCCGTCGCCAGCGGCAAAGGGGGCGTCGGCAAGACCAACCTCGTCGCCAACATGGCGCTGCAACTCGCCAAGCGCGGCAACCGCGTGCTTATTTTCGACGCCGACATGGGGCTGGGCAACATCCACATCCTGCTGGGCCTCGCCCCCCGCTTCAACGTGGCGCATGTGCTCACCGGCGCCAAACGGATGCGCGACATCCTCATCGAAGGCCCCGGCGGCGTCAAGATACTTCCCGCCTCCACCGGCAACAAAAAGTACAGCGAGCTTACCGCCGAAGAACGGCTGGTGCTCAAGACCGAGATGGAAGTGATCCAGAACGATTTCGACTACATCCTGTTCGACATCGGCGCGGGCATTTCGGCCAACGTCATGTTCTTCTGCTCGGCCGCGCAGGAGATACTGGTGGTCGCCACGCCGGAGCCGACCTCGTTCTCCGACGCGTACGCGATCATGAAAGTGCTCTCGCGCGACTACAAAGTGAAGAGCTTCCGCCTCGTCGTCAACAGCGCCAAGGACCGCATCGAGGCGGCCAACATCTATAAGCGGCTGGTGATGGTGGCGGACAAGTTCCAGCTTGGCGTCAAGATAGAATTCCTCGGACACCTCGCCATGGATATGGCCGTGCCGAACGCCGTGCGCAAACAGCGGCTCTTTTCCGATCTCTTCCCGAACTCCGAGGTAACCCGGAATGTCGCCAGCATCGTTGACACCCTGATGAAAACCGCCGCCACGGGGGGCGATATCAACTGGGCAAACGTGCTGGGAGCCGAGGGCGCATGA
- a CDS encoding glycosyltransferase family 39 protein: protein MKRHAAPVLALIAISFALYANAFRNEFAWDDDIFIVNAKEIRSVNLPRFFSEGSADLYRPLRTALYALTYRFGGLDPLNYHIVGKTMNALTVAILYGLLLLLFENRGGAFWGALLFAVHPVHTEKVAFITSTYDIPADLLWLAAFALYVLHRKRRPPFALTVSVLLFAAGLLFGENAAVLPLTVVLYDMTFGDGDKKPARWIPYFAVLAVYLAVRTSVLGAVAREGGHTLNPDMFGNFLTMSGVTFAYFKLLLWPWPLIPTYEVKQAVFPYPPHLYAAAIAVAALLAAAWLQRRGRPWVTFTVFWFFAVISPNLNFIPTGNLMAERYLYLPSAILSFSVAAAYAALEADRKKKAALLAALLAVMAVFSVLVVRRNPDWRSDTPLWSKTLMVKPDSYVALMNLAVEAWKNGHWKTTEKLLKYAAAVKPEKTEAFERLTEMYLEGKAGDPLPMLEKAYSKDKKDVCLLGIAQIKISRKEYAAAGAMVDGLLKRNPSSRKAWSVYGDLLYSQKKEGWAGAYVRAYALSGRDPAILVRMATAWSLAGKPAAALRIARIGLQEHPDNKPLLELAAKLEAENPGEMGDNGGTRSGNK from the coding sequence ATGAAACGCCATGCCGCGCCGGTTCTGGCGCTTATCGCCATCTCCTTCGCGCTGTACGCCAACGCCTTCCGCAACGAATTCGCGTGGGACGACGATATTTTCATCGTTAACGCAAAGGAAATACGGAGCGTCAACCTCCCCCGCTTTTTTTCCGAAGGGAGCGCGGACCTCTACCGGCCGCTCCGCACCGCCCTGTACGCGCTGACGTACCGCTTCGGCGGGCTTGATCCGCTGAACTACCACATAGTCGGCAAAACGATGAACGCGCTGACCGTGGCAATCCTGTACGGGCTGTTGCTGCTGCTGTTTGAAAACCGGGGAGGGGCGTTTTGGGGGGCATTGCTGTTCGCCGTTCACCCCGTCCACACCGAAAAGGTGGCGTTTATCACCTCCACCTACGACATCCCCGCCGATCTTTTGTGGCTTGCGGCCTTCGCGCTCTATGTGCTTCACCGCAAGCGGCGCCCCCCGTTCGCGCTGACCGTGTCGGTGTTGCTGTTCGCGGCGGGCCTCCTGTTCGGGGAAAACGCGGCGGTGCTGCCGCTGACCGTCGTGCTATACGATATGACGTTCGGCGACGGCGATAAAAAACCGGCGCGCTGGATTCCCTATTTCGCGGTATTGGCGGTGTATCTGGCCGTACGGACATCGGTGCTGGGCGCGGTCGCCCGCGAAGGGGGGCATACGCTTAACCCCGACATGTTCGGAAATTTCCTCACGATGTCGGGGGTGACATTCGCCTATTTTAAACTGCTGCTGTGGCCGTGGCCGCTGATACCCACCTATGAGGTGAAGCAGGCGGTCTTTCCGTATCCGCCGCACCTGTATGCCGCCGCCATCGCGGTGGCGGCGTTGCTGGCCGCCGCGTGGCTGCAACGGCGCGGGCGGCCGTGGGTCACATTCACGGTGTTCTGGTTTTTCGCGGTGATTTCCCCCAACCTCAACTTTATTCCAACGGGCAATCTGATGGCGGAACGGTACCTGTATCTCCCTTCCGCCATCCTCTCCTTTTCGGTTGCCGCGGCGTATGCGGCGCTGGAGGCCGACCGCAAAAAAAAGGCCGCGCTGCTGGCGGCTTTGCTGGCGGTCATGGCCGTTTTTTCCGTCCTCGTCGTGCGGCGCAACCCGGACTGGCGAAGCGATACGCCGCTCTGGAGCAAAACCCTGATGGTAAAGCCCGATTCCTATGTGGCGCTGATGAACCTTGCGGTGGAGGCTTGGAAAAACGGCCATTGGAAAACAACTGAAAAACTTTTGAAATATGCGGCGGCGGTGAAGCCGGAAAAAACCGAGGCGTTTGAACGGCTGACCGAGATGTATCTGGAAGGAAAGGCGGGCGATCCGTTGCCGATGCTGGAAAAGGCATATTCGAAGGATAAAAAGGATGTGTGCCTGCTCGGCATCGCCCAGATAAAAATCAGCCGCAAGGAATACGCGGCGGCGGGCGCCATGGTCGACGGTCTTTTAAAACGGAACCCTTCTTCACGCAAAGCGTGGAGCGTATACGGCGACCTTCTTTACTCCCAGAAAAAAGAGGGGTGGGCGGGAGCATATGTCCGCGCCTACGCGCTTTCGGGCCGGGATCCCGCCATACTTGTCCGCATGGCGACCGCGTGGTCCCTTGCCGGCAAGCCGGCGGCGGCGCTGCGGATCGCGCGGATCGGCCTTCAGGAGCACCCGGATAACAAACCGCTGCTTGAACTCGCCGCGAAGTTGGAGGCGGAAAATCCGGGTGAAATGGGGGATAATGGCGGCACAAGGAGTGGTAACAAATGA
- the flhB gene encoding flagellar biosynthesis protein FlhB: protein MAEDDQEQRTEDASDKKREETLEKGRTAQSKEIGSTAVLLVALAVLNATGGYMREHIADMMRHSFTISASYQLDVISMRPLMLYYMKELAVILWPLMAGVAAAGVAAAILQNGGLIFTLEPLMPKLDKLNPLNGFGRFFSPSAVAELLKSLGKIAIVGYICYLVLRNEIETIPLLSDQSVEQIILFVSHVSVKLMFYVLLLMLALAAADYGFQKYTYEQSIKMTKQEVKDERKNTEGDPITKQRIRTAQYAMARRRMMQEVPKAEVIITNPTHLAIALAYDRGKMAAPAVVAKGAGHIAEKIKEIARQHNIPIVEDKPLARLLFKSMDIGKAIPEELYRTIAEILAYVYKLKGKHK, encoded by the coding sequence ATGGCCGAAGACGATCAGGAGCAGCGTACAGAAGACGCATCGGATAAAAAACGCGAAGAAACCCTCGAGAAAGGGCGCACCGCCCAGAGCAAGGAGATCGGCTCCACGGCCGTGCTGCTGGTGGCGCTGGCCGTTCTCAACGCAACGGGCGGCTACATGCGCGAACACATCGCCGACATGATGCGCCACAGCTTTACCATCAGCGCCTCCTACCAGCTCGACGTTATCTCCATGCGGCCGCTGATGCTCTACTACATGAAGGAACTGGCGGTCATTTTGTGGCCGCTGATGGCCGGCGTGGCGGCGGCCGGCGTGGCGGCGGCCATTCTGCAAAACGGCGGGCTGATCTTCACCCTCGAACCGCTGATGCCCAAGCTGGACAAGCTCAACCCCCTGAACGGCTTCGGCCGCTTCTTCAGCCCTTCCGCCGTGGCCGAGCTGCTGAAATCGCTGGGCAAAATCGCCATCGTCGGCTACATCTGCTACCTCGTGCTCCGGAATGAAATAGAAACGATCCCGCTGCTTTCGGACCAAAGCGTCGAGCAGATCATCCTCTTCGTCTCCCATGTGTCGGTGAAGCTGATGTTCTACGTGCTGCTCCTGATGCTGGCCCTTGCGGCCGCCGACTACGGTTTTCAGAAATACACCTACGAACAAAGCATCAAGATGACCAAGCAGGAGGTCAAGGACGAGCGGAAGAACACGGAAGGCGACCCGATAACGAAACAGCGGATACGCACCGCCCAGTACGCCATGGCCCGCAGGCGGATGATGCAGGAGGTGCCCAAGGCGGAGGTGATCATCACAAACCCCACCCACCTCGCCATCGCGCTGGCGTATGACCGCGGAAAAATGGCCGCGCCGGCGGTGGTGGCAAAAGGGGCGGGACATATCGCGGAAAAAATAAAAGAGATCGCGCGCCAACATAACATTCCCATCGTGGAAGACAAGCCTTTGGCACGGCTATTGTTTAAGAGTATGGATATAGGCAAGGCAATACCCGAAGAGCTCTACCGGACAATCGCGGAAATCCTTGCTTATGTGTACAAACTAAAAGGAAAGCATAAGTAA
- the fliR gene encoding flagellar type III secretion system protein FliR: MNLFNFDYGAFIGFTLVFVRMGGLLLTMPVLGATTVPTQARIGLVAITAYIVFSVAKLPPVDMGMPMGRFTLMLAGELAIGLTIGFASQLIFTAVQFAGQLIGFQIGFGIVNVLDPTTNSQVSITSQFWNIVALLVFLAINGHHWLITAAAKSFDLIPVLGFTPHAGLVDLVTTLTADVFVLAIKLAAPVMATMLLLNVALGLIARTVPQMNVFIVGFPVQIALGLFMIGAGLPVFYYVFRGSVFHLFENVIGLMKLMA, from the coding sequence ATGAACCTGTTCAATTTCGACTACGGCGCGTTCATCGGCTTTACGCTGGTGTTCGTCCGGATGGGCGGATTGCTGCTCACCATGCCGGTGCTGGGCGCCACCACTGTTCCAACCCAGGCGCGGATAGGGCTGGTCGCCATCACCGCCTATATCGTTTTCAGCGTGGCCAAACTGCCGCCGGTGGACATGGGGATGCCGATGGGCCGTTTCACGCTGATGCTGGCGGGGGAACTCGCCATCGGCCTCACCATCGGCTTCGCTTCCCAGCTCATCTTCACCGCGGTGCAGTTCGCGGGGCAGCTCATCGGCTTCCAGATCGGATTCGGCATCGTGAACGTGCTCGACCCCACCACCAATTCGCAGGTCTCCATAACCTCGCAGTTCTGGAACATCGTGGCGCTGCTGGTGTTTTTGGCCATCAACGGCCACCATTGGCTTATCACCGCCGCGGCCAAAAGCTTCGATCTCATCCCGGTGCTCGGCTTCACGCCGCACGCGGGGCTGGTTGACCTGGTGACCACCCTCACCGCCGACGTGTTCGTGCTGGCCATCAAGCTGGCGGCGCCGGTCATGGCCACCATGCTGCTGCTGAACGTGGCGCTGGGGCTTATCGCCCGCACCGTGCCGCAGATGAACGTCTTTATCGTCGGCTTTCCGGTGCAGATCGCGCTGGGGCTGTTCATGATCGGCGCGGGGCTGCCGGTCTTTTACTATGTGTTCCGCGGCTCGGTCTTCCACCTCTTTGAAAACGTCATCGGGCTGATGAAGCTCATGGCCTGA
- the flhA gene encoding flagellar biosynthesis protein FlhA: protein MAVATETNAMPKFAKFSDVGMAVGLLGVVALMVMPLPAFMLDLFLSLSITTAVIILIISIYIKSALELSSFPSILLVVTLFRLALNVATTRLILLHGNEGTSAAGKVVEAFGNFVVGGNYVVGTVIFLILIIINFVVITKGAVRTSEVAARFTLDAIPGKQMSIDADLNAGLITEVQARQRRRTLEREADFYGSMDGAIRFVRGDAIAGLIITGINILGGFAIGILQQGMSLSDALTVYTLLTIGDGLVSQIPALVISTAAGLIVTRAASESDMGTDVAKQLLLHPRAFAVASGALGFFALVPGLPHLAFLVLSAITGTISYLTFQAKTEMEALGKIEAEKAAQAPVQEKVEALLPLDTMELEIGYELIPLVDAAQNGELLDRIKSIRRQFALEYGFIVPPLHIRDNLQLKPNEYSVLIKGVKVASGEIYMNHYLAMDPGTGVEPVPGIRTVEPTFGLPALWISEANRDRAKSAGYTVVDVATVLTTHVKEVIRGHAQELLGRQEINALLDNYKTTAPKVVEELVPNILTLGQVQKVLQGLLRENVSIRDLGTILETLADWGHVTKDTDVLTEYARQALARPITNQYLSADGKLPVLTLSRKLEDMIGESIKQTQHGSYLAMEPSAAQRLIDTLKKEMEKFSMLNYQPIVMVSPAVRMHLRRLTERFVANLVVLSHNEVIPTAEIETLGVVNI, encoded by the coding sequence ATGGCGGTTGCGACCGAAACGAATGCGATGCCCAAATTCGCCAAGTTCAGCGATGTGGGCATGGCCGTCGGCCTTTTGGGCGTGGTGGCCCTCATGGTCATGCCGCTCCCCGCGTTCATGCTGGACCTCTTCCTCTCCCTCTCCATCACCACGGCGGTGATCATCCTGATAATTTCCATCTACATCAAGTCGGCGCTGGAGCTTTCCTCCTTCCCGTCGATACTGCTGGTGGTCACGCTGTTCCGGCTTGCCCTGAACGTGGCGACCACCCGGCTCATCCTGCTCCACGGCAACGAGGGAACCTCGGCGGCCGGCAAGGTGGTGGAAGCATTCGGCAATTTCGTGGTCGGCGGCAACTATGTCGTCGGCACCGTCATCTTTCTCATCCTGATCATCATCAATTTCGTGGTTATCACCAAGGGCGCCGTCCGCACCTCGGAAGTGGCGGCCCGCTTCACGTTGGACGCCATCCCCGGCAAGCAGATGTCCATCGACGCCGATCTCAACGCCGGCCTCATCACCGAGGTGCAGGCGCGCCAACGCCGCCGCACGCTCGAACGCGAAGCCGACTTCTACGGCTCGATGGACGGCGCCATCCGCTTCGTGCGCGGCGACGCGATAGCGGGGCTTATCATCACCGGCATCAACATCCTCGGGGGCTTCGCCATCGGCATCCTCCAGCAGGGGATGAGCCTGTCCGACGCGCTGACCGTCTACACCCTGCTCACCATCGGCGACGGCCTGGTGAGCCAGATACCGGCGCTGGTGATCTCCACCGCCGCCGGCCTCATCGTCACCCGCGCCGCCAGCGAATCCGACATGGGCACCGACGTGGCCAAGCAGCTGCTGCTGCACCCGCGCGCTTTCGCGGTCGCTTCGGGGGCGCTCGGCTTTTTCGCCCTTGTTCCCGGCCTGCCGCACTTGGCGTTTCTGGTGTTGTCGGCCATCACCGGCACCATCTCCTACCTCACGTTCCAGGCAAAAACCGAAATGGAGGCGCTGGGCAAGATCGAAGCCGAGAAGGCGGCGCAGGCCCCGGTGCAGGAAAAAGTGGAGGCGCTCCTGCCGCTGGACACGATGGAACTGGAAATCGGCTACGAGCTGATCCCGCTCGTCGACGCCGCGCAGAACGGCGAACTGCTCGACCGGATCAAGAGCATCCGCCGCCAGTTCGCCCTCGAATACGGCTTTATCGTGCCGCCGCTGCACATCCGCGACAACCTGCAGCTCAAGCCGAACGAATACTCCGTCCTCATCAAGGGGGTGAAGGTGGCCAGCGGCGAAATCTACATGAACCACTACCTCGCCATGGATCCGGGCACGGGCGTCGAGCCGGTGCCGGGCATCCGCACCGTGGAGCCGACCTTCGGCCTGCCGGCGCTCTGGATTTCGGAAGCCAACCGCGACCGCGCCAAATCGGCCGGCTACACGGTGGTGGACGTGGCGACGGTGCTCACCACGCACGTGAAAGAAGTGATCCGCGGCCACGCGCAGGAACTGCTGGGCCGCCAGGAAATCAACGCCCTGCTGGACAACTACAAGACCACCGCCCCGAAAGTGGTGGAAGAACTGGTGCCGAACATCCTCACGCTGGGCCAGGTGCAGAAAGTGCTGCAGGGCCTGCTGCGGGAAAACGTCTCCATCCGCGACCTCGGCACCATTCTGGAGACCCTGGCCGATTGGGGCCATGTGACCAAGGATACCGACGTGCTGACGGAGTATGCGCGCCAGGCGCTGGCCCGCCCGATCACCAACCAATACCTGAGCGCCGACGGAAAGCTCCCGGTGCTGACCCTCTCGCGCAAGCTGGAGGATATGATCGGCGAATCGATCAAGCAGACGCAGCACGGCAGCTATCTGGCGATGGAGCCGTCGGCGGCCCAGCGGCTGATCGACACCCTCAAGAAGGAAATGGAAAAATTCTCGATGCTGAACTACCAGCCGATCGTCATGGTGTCGCCCGCGGTGCGGATGCACCTGCGGCGGCTGACGGAGCGGTTTGTGGCCAATCTGGTGGTGCTGAGCCATAACGAGGTGATCCCCACCGCTGAAATAGAAACCCTTGGCGTGGTGAACATCTAA
- a CDS encoding GNAT family N-acetyltransferase — MLTAIKDGYEIDDSFHRLDFDRLEQWLASTYWSPGIRKDEIVKGTRHSAIAVGCYLKGRQVGFLRVASDKTRFGFFMDVYVDEAHRGKGIAQAMMRFVFDHPDFAAVYIWMLGTKDAHGVYEKLGFAPVPEPQNWMWIKKPRPA, encoded by the coding sequence ATGCTGACAGCGATTAAAGACGGCTACGAGATAGACGATTCTTTCCACCGCCTCGATTTTGACCGGCTGGAACAGTGGCTCGCCAGCACCTACTGGAGCCCCGGCATCAGGAAGGATGAGATCGTAAAAGGAACCCGCCACTCCGCCATCGCCGTCGGCTGTTACCTGAAAGGGCGGCAGGTGGGATTTCTCCGCGTAGCCAGCGATAAGACCCGTTTTGGTTTTTTTATGGATGTCTATGTGGATGAAGCGCACCGCGGAAAAGGGATCGCCCAGGCGATGATGCGGTTTGTTTTTGACCATCCCGACTTCGCCGCCGTTTACATCTGGATGCTCGGCACCAAGGATGCCCACGGTGTTTATGAAAAACTGGGGTTTGCGCCGGTGCCGGAACCGCAAAACTGGATGTGGATCAAAAAGCCCCGGCCCGCTTAA